From a single Pseudalkalibacillus hwajinpoensis genomic region:
- a CDS encoding YitT family protein, with protein MIATVAKFTARKVSPSHKVLEYISVIIGSAFVAIAFNLFLLPNSIASGGVSGISTITKGVFDWKPAYVQWAFNIPLFISGLIFLGKKYGPKTLVGTLFLPFVVKLTENVEPATTDPLLGALFGGLGVGLGLGIVFRGKASTGGTDLAAQIVNKYSGISLGTCVFMIDGLIVVASAFVFSLEEALYALIAMYLTGKTIDVVQLGLGYSKMALIISDKEEELREGILTVVDRGVTKISGQGGYTNDKRPILMVVVAQNEVTKLKELVKGVDPSAFVIVSNATEVLGEGFKKE; from the coding sequence ATGATAGCAACTGTAGCGAAGTTTACAGCAAGAAAAGTATCACCATCACACAAAGTTCTGGAATACATAAGCGTTATTATTGGATCTGCCTTTGTGGCTATTGCTTTTAACCTCTTTCTTCTTCCAAATAGCATTGCTTCTGGAGGGGTAAGTGGGATAAGTACCATTACAAAAGGTGTATTCGACTGGAAGCCAGCCTACGTGCAATGGGCGTTTAACATTCCACTTTTTATTAGCGGACTTATTTTTCTTGGGAAAAAATATGGACCTAAAACGCTTGTAGGGACGTTATTTCTCCCATTTGTGGTTAAATTGACAGAGAACGTGGAGCCTGCTACAACTGATCCCCTTCTTGGCGCACTGTTTGGTGGTCTTGGCGTTGGTCTTGGTCTTGGAATCGTATTTAGAGGAAAAGCTTCTACAGGTGGAACGGATCTAGCTGCTCAAATTGTCAACAAATATAGCGGCATATCACTAGGAACATGTGTCTTTATGATTGATGGACTGATTGTAGTAGCATCGGCATTCGTATTCAGTCTTGAAGAAGCTCTATATGCCCTAATTGCAATGTATTTAACTGGTAAAACCATTGACGTTGTTCAGCTTGGACTCGGCTATTCTAAGATGGCTCTTATCATTTCTGATAAAGAAGAAGAGCTCAGGGAAGGGATTTTAACGGTCGTCGATCGAGGAGTGACAAAGATCTCTGGACAGGGGGGCTACACAAACGATAAGCGCCCTATTTTAATGGTTGTTGTTGCCCAAAATGAAGTGACAAAATTGAAGGAACTCGTGAAAGGTGTTGACCCTTCCGCTTTTGTAATTGTTTCGAATGCAACAGAAGTGCTCGGAGAAGGTTTTAAGAAAGAGTAA
- a CDS encoding murein hydrolase activator EnvC family protein, with protein sequence MKRKVIATALTLTLGLSGLTTAAIPQTTHAASLDEKLDKVKEEKSTNQQELKEKESELAEVKEEQDQVHAEIERLDKEVADTDEKISTKESEINETNAQITQLKEEIAVLEERIAERDKLLKDRVRSMQQNGGGTVDYMEVLLGATTFGDFVERVLALNTIADQDKKILEEHKADMLAVEEKKAEVEDKLASLEEKKAELVSLKKELDAKKAEKDKLMKSLELEEGELHNHMMDLNETADLLEAQEKAVQQEIKRAEEAARKAEAERKARAKAEAEAKAAAEAKAASSSSKSAPEPEPEPAPAPEPAPAPSASSSASFQKPAPGAFTSGMGQRWGSFHAGVDIAQAGDPPVTAAADGTVLKSYESSTYGNVVFLTHSINGQMYTTVYAHLKNRAVSTGQSVSAGTYLGTMGNTGASKGQHLHFEIHKGSWNASKSNAINPRNFF encoded by the coding sequence TTGAAGCGTAAAGTGATAGCAACAGCTTTAACATTGACTTTAGGATTAAGCGGACTAACAACTGCAGCAATTCCACAAACGACTCATGCAGCATCTCTTGACGAGAAATTAGACAAGGTTAAAGAAGAGAAGTCAACGAATCAACAAGAACTGAAAGAAAAGGAATCTGAACTTGCTGAGGTAAAAGAAGAACAGGACCAGGTACATGCAGAGATTGAACGTTTGGACAAAGAAGTTGCAGATACAGACGAAAAGATCTCAACAAAAGAAAGCGAAATTAATGAAACAAACGCACAGATCACTCAACTTAAAGAAGAAATTGCAGTTCTTGAAGAAAGAATTGCAGAACGGGATAAGCTTCTAAAAGATCGTGTGCGCTCTATGCAACAAAATGGCGGTGGGACTGTTGATTATATGGAAGTCCTGCTTGGAGCAACAACTTTTGGAGATTTTGTAGAACGTGTACTTGCTCTAAATACCATTGCTGATCAGGATAAAAAGATTCTTGAGGAGCATAAGGCGGACATGCTTGCTGTAGAAGAAAAGAAAGCTGAAGTAGAAGACAAGCTCGCTTCACTTGAAGAGAAGAAGGCTGAACTTGTAAGTCTTAAGAAAGAACTTGACGCTAAGAAAGCTGAAAAGGATAAACTAATGAAGTCTCTTGAATTAGAAGAAGGCGAGCTTCATAATCATATGATGGACTTGAATGAAACTGCAGATCTTTTAGAAGCTCAAGAAAAAGCAGTTCAACAGGAAATCAAACGTGCTGAAGAAGCTGCACGCAAGGCTGAAGCGGAGCGTAAAGCTAGAGCTAAAGCAGAGGCAGAAGCAAAGGCAGCGGCTGAAGCAAAAGCTGCATCAAGTAGCTCGAAGTCTGCTCCGGAGCCTGAGCCAGAACCTGCTCCAGCTCCAGAACCTGCTCCAGCCCCATCAGCTTCAAGCAGTGCTAGCTTCCAAAAACCAGCACCTGGTGCTTTCACTTCAGGAATGGGTCAGCGCTGGGGATCTTTCCACGCTGGAGTTGATATTGCACAGGCCGGCGACCCGCCTGTAACAGCAGCAGCTGATGGAACTGTATTAAAATCTTATGAATCATCAACTTATGGAAATGTTGTTTTCCTTACGCATAGCATTAATGGGCAAATGTACACAACAGTTTATGCACACCTGAAGAATCGCGCTGTTTCCACTGGCCAATCCGTAAGTGCAGGTACTTACCTTGGAACAATGGGTAACACCGGAGCTTCTAAGGGACAGCATTTGCATTTTGAAATCCATAAAGGTTCATGGAATGCAAGTAAGTCAAATGCTATAAATCCTCGTAACTTTTTCTAA
- a CDS encoding c-type cytochrome, which translates to MKKWITVVLTLFLIIGLAACGTGGNEGTDNQGTDEKASEENGDSAGDYDAEAARASYESQCLSCHGENLEGKVGPNISDIGARLPKDAILSTIKNGKGQMPGNLLEGKEAENVANWLADMK; encoded by the coding sequence TTGAAAAAATGGATAACGGTTGTACTTACCCTGTTTCTAATTATTGGACTCGCCGCCTGTGGTACTGGCGGCAATGAGGGGACAGACAATCAAGGAACTGATGAGAAAGCTTCAGAAGAAAACGGCGATTCGGCCGGAGATTATGATGCTGAGGCTGCAAGGGCTTCATACGAATCGCAATGCTTGAGCTGCCACGGTGAGAATCTTGAGGGAAAGGTTGGCCCTAATATATCAGATATTGGTGCTCGCCTGCCTAAAGATGCCATTCTATCAACAATAAAAAACGGTAAAGGTCAAATGCCAGGCAACCTACTTGAAGGGAAAGAAGCCGAAAATGTAGCCAACTGGCTTGCAGATATGAAATAA
- a CDS encoding ComF family protein: MFYVSSKTFISNQKILLIDDLYTTGTTLYYAALALKNAGAAEVYSLTLCRG, from the coding sequence ATGTTCTATGTAAGTTCCAAGACGTTTATTAGTAATCAAAAAATTCTCCTAATCGATGATTTGTATACGACTGGAACGACTTTATATTACGCTGCGTTAGCCTTAAAGAATGCTGGTGCTGCAGAAGTTTATTCGTTAACTCTTTGTCGTGGTTAA
- the hpf gene encoding ribosome hibernation-promoting factor, HPF/YfiA family, with product MNFNIRGENIKVTPAMREYTEKKVSKLERYFDTPPNSDVHVNMKVYNDQQMIEVTIPMPNLLLRAEEEHQDMYAAIDLVVEKLERQIRKHKTKVNRKFRQEGSVKYMFRDELSPTTTSVAEAEVDEDELQVVKTKRFTFKPMDVEEAILQMDMLGHSFFVFSNSVSGNTGVVYRRKDGKYGLIEQD from the coding sequence ATGAATTTCAACATCCGTGGTGAAAACATTAAAGTTACACCTGCAATGCGAGAATATACTGAGAAGAAGGTAAGTAAACTTGAAAGGTATTTCGATACTCCACCTAATTCTGATGTTCATGTAAATATGAAGGTATACAACGATCAGCAAATGATCGAAGTAACAATTCCAATGCCAAACCTTCTATTAAGAGCTGAAGAAGAGCATCAAGATATGTATGCAGCAATTGATTTAGTTGTTGAAAAGCTAGAACGACAAATTCGAAAGCATAAAACGAAAGTGAACCGCAAATTCCGTCAGGAAGGTAGCGTTAAATATATGTTCCGCGATGAACTTAGTCCAACAACCACAAGCGTTGCTGAAGCTGAAGTTGATGAAGACGAGTTACAGGTTGTAAAGACAAAACGCTTTACTTTCAAGCCGATGGACGTAGAAGAAGCTATTCTTCAAATGGACATGCTTGGCCACAGCTTTTTCGTTTTCTCGAATTCCGTATCTGGAAACACAGGCGTTGTTTATCGTCGAAAAGATGGTAAATACGGATTGATTGAACAGGATTAA
- the prfB gene encoding peptide chain release factor 2 (programmed frameshift), with amino-acid sequence MEMHEIRTELNTIETRLNDFRGSLDLENKKARIDELDILMTDPDFWNDQNAAQTVINESNSLKEMVNEYDSLKDSYENLEVSYELVKEENDQELFEDLESEIKELKKSLNNFELTLLLSEEHDKNNAILELHPGAGGTESQDWASMLLRMYTRYGEKKGFKVETLDYLPGDEAGVKSVTLNIKGHNAYGYLKAEKGVHRLVRISPFDSSGRRHTSFVSCEVMPEFNDEIEIEIRTEDLKIDTYRASGAGGQHVNTTDSAVRITHLPTKVVVSCQSERSQIKNRDHAMKMLKAKLYQRRIEEQEAELAEIRGEQKEIGWGSQIRSYVFHPYSMVKDHRTNMEVGNTQSVMDGDLDPFIDAFLRSRLNDHNE; translated from the exons ATGGAAATGCATGAAATTCGGACGGAATTAAATACGATTGAAACACGATTAAATGATTTTAGGGGGTCTCTT GACCTCGAAAACAAGAAAGCTCGAATAGATGAACTCGACATCCTGATGACCGATCCTGATTTTTGGAACGATCAGAATGCAGCCCAGACTGTTATTAATGAATCAAACAGTCTGAAAGAAATGGTTAATGAATATGACTCACTTAAAGACAGCTACGAAAATCTCGAAGTTTCTTATGAACTTGTCAAAGAAGAAAACGATCAAGAGCTTTTTGAAGATCTTGAAAGTGAAATTAAAGAGTTAAAAAAGTCACTTAATAACTTTGAATTAACGCTGTTATTAAGTGAAGAGCATGATAAAAACAACGCGATTTTAGAATTACATCCAGGTGCAGGAGGCACGGAATCCCAGGACTGGGCTTCCATGCTGCTTCGGATGTATACGCGCTACGGTGAGAAAAAAGGTTTTAAAGTTGAAACACTTGATTACCTACCCGGTGACGAAGCTGGTGTTAAGAGCGTAACACTGAATATAAAAGGTCATAATGCTTACGGATACCTGAAGGCTGAAAAAGGTGTGCATCGCCTTGTACGTATCTCGCCATTCGATTCAAGTGGTCGTCGTCATACGTCATTTGTTTCTTGCGAAGTCATGCCAGAATTCAATGATGAGATTGAGATCGAAATTCGAACTGAAGACCTGAAAATTGATACGTATCGTGCAAGTGGTGCGGGTGGTCAGCACGTCAACACTACCGATTCAGCAGTACGTATTACTCACCTGCCAACAAAGGTAGTTGTTAGCTGTCAGTCAGAGCGCTCTCAAATTAAAAACCGTGATCATGCGATGAAAATGTTGAAGGCTAAACTTTATCAGCGCCGAATTGAAGAACAGGAAGCAGAGCTTGCTGAAATTCGCGGTGAACAGAAGGAAATTGGCTGGGGAAGCCAGATTCGCTCGTACGTGTTCCATCCATATAGTATGGTAAAAGACCATCGTACGAATATGGAGGTTGGGAATACCCAATCTGTCATGGATGGTGACCTTGATCCATTTATTGATGCTTTTCTACGTTCGCGTTTAAATGATCATAATGAATAA
- a CDS encoding cold shock domain-containing protein, whose protein sequence is MQGKVKWFNNEKGFGFIEREDGDDVFVHFSAISGEGFKSLEEGQTVEFEIVDGARGPQAANVEKVS, encoded by the coding sequence ATGCAGGGAAAAGTAAAATGGTTTAACAATGAAAAAGGTTTCGGATTTATTGAGAGAGAAGATGGGGACGACGTATTCGTTCACTTTTCTGCAATCAGCGGTGAAGGATTCAAGTCTCTAGAAGAAGGCCAGACTGTTGAATTTGAAATTGTTGATGGCGCGCGCGGACCACAGGCCGCTAACGTAGAAAAAGTATCCTAA
- a CDS encoding ComF family protein: MSGPICLKCDRPLEKLDENYIEDRHCSDCLRWIKKGKGAVLIQNRSFYEFNAFMKGVFALYKFRGDVEAGRVFSHMFNKEIARSYHHVDRVIPIPLSEERLYERGFNQCSVWIEGFGYEQGDFHRIKHEEK; encoded by the coding sequence ATTTCAGGTCCAATCTGCTTGAAGTGCGATCGTCCGTTAGAGAAGTTGGATGAAAACTATATTGAAGATCGTCATTGTTCCGACTGCTTACGATGGATAAAAAAAGGGAAGGGAGCCGTCCTTATTCAGAATCGCTCTTTCTATGAATTTAATGCTTTTATGAAAGGGGTATTTGCGCTTTATAAATTTCGGGGAGATGTAGAGGCTGGAAGAGTATTTTCACATATGTTTAACAAAGAAATTGCACGATCATATCACCATGTAGACCGTGTGATTCCGATACCACTAAGCGAGGAGCGGCTTTACGAGAGAGGGTTTAATCAATGCTCCGTCTGGATTGAGGGTTTTGGGTATGAGCAGGGGGACTTTCATAGGATTAAACATGAAGAAAAATAA
- a CDS encoding DEAD/DEAH box helicase, giving the protein MRFASCLINGQHVLVPESLSEPNTLRYYPISHFSSIPAQVVNTSFQPTSTLINHLIGRHLLLEEIPFSLQTLHDHYLNGHIQLEAGIQNMDGNLTCRRCGNNHLFSSYSCSRCGEYNCHYCRHCIMMGRVSSCSALYHAPTSFHPVNSSPLLEWNGTLSAGQIEASNAVATTIKQNNELLVWAVCGSGKTEVLFRGLEEALSCNQTICIATPRTDVVRELVPRLEKVFPVTPISALYSGSTSSSSRFIVSTTHQLLRYKQYFDVMIIDEVDAFPYTFDPALQYAVNKSRKRASSLIYLTATPSQFFLKRIDQQSLSVVRIPARFNGFPLPMPSFTWIGNWRKKMNKRQMAKPIVEWINKQISAEKPVLLFMPSITTLESAKALLEAVDIQCEAVHSEDPDRADKVLRFRRKEIPILLTTTILERGVPIENVSVGVVGAEDHVYTENALVQIAGRAGRSAEFPDGDVTFFHYGKTNAMVAAVRQIERMNDEAGEREWLKV; this is encoded by the coding sequence ATGAGGTTTGCTTCCTGTTTAATAAATGGTCAGCATGTACTTGTTCCTGAATCACTCTCTGAACCTAATACGTTACGCTATTATCCAATCAGTCATTTCTCTTCGATTCCAGCGCAAGTGGTTAATACCTCTTTCCAACCAACCTCCACTCTTATTAACCACCTTATTGGTAGACATCTTCTATTAGAGGAAATTCCATTTTCACTGCAAACTCTTCACGATCACTACTTGAATGGGCATATTCAACTTGAAGCGGGGATCCAGAACATGGATGGCAATCTAACCTGCAGGAGATGTGGGAATAATCATTTGTTTTCAAGCTATTCTTGTTCGCGGTGCGGTGAATATAACTGTCACTACTGCAGGCACTGTATTATGATGGGACGCGTTAGTTCGTGTTCAGCCCTTTATCATGCTCCAACTTCATTTCATCCAGTTAACTCCTCTCCACTTCTAGAGTGGAACGGAACTTTGTCAGCAGGACAAATAGAAGCATCAAATGCAGTTGCTACTACCATCAAACAGAATAACGAACTGTTAGTTTGGGCTGTATGTGGAAGCGGGAAAACAGAAGTGCTGTTTCGTGGATTGGAAGAAGCTCTTTCCTGTAATCAAACGATCTGCATTGCCACACCACGTACAGATGTAGTTCGTGAACTTGTTCCCCGTTTGGAAAAAGTTTTTCCGGTAACTCCCATATCCGCCCTTTATTCCGGAAGTACCTCGTCTTCTTCCAGGTTTATAGTTTCTACAACCCATCAATTATTACGCTACAAACAATACTTTGACGTGATGATTATCGATGAAGTAGATGCTTTTCCTTATACCTTCGATCCTGCGCTTCAATATGCTGTGAATAAATCGAGAAAACGAGCGAGTTCTCTCATCTATCTAACCGCAACTCCTTCCCAATTTTTCCTGAAACGTATCGATCAGCAGAGCCTTAGTGTAGTCAGAATTCCAGCTAGATTTAATGGTTTTCCACTTCCTATGCCTTCATTCACATGGATTGGAAACTGGAGAAAGAAAATGAATAAAAGACAAATGGCCAAACCCATTGTTGAATGGATAAATAAGCAAATATCTGCAGAAAAGCCAGTGCTGCTTTTTATGCCTTCGATCACTACGTTAGAAAGCGCGAAAGCTTTGTTGGAGGCAGTAGATATCCAATGCGAGGCGGTTCATTCTGAGGATCCAGATCGTGCTGATAAGGTTCTTCGTTTTAGAAGAAAAGAGATACCCATTCTTCTTACTACAACGATATTGGAAAGAGGGGTTCCGATTGAGAACGTTTCTGTCGGAGTAGTAGGAGCTGAAGATCATGTATATACAGAAAATGCTTTAGTACAAATTGCAGGGAGGGCGGGAAGAAGTGCTGAATTTCCGGATGGAGATGTCACGTTCTTTCATTATGGAAAAACCAATGCAATGGTAGCGGCTGTTCGACAAATTGAGCGTATGAATGACGAGGCAGGTGAACGTGAATGGCTCAAAGTCTAA
- the ftsX gene encoding permease-like cell division protein FtsX — translation MKIRTLGRHGKEGFKNLGRNGWMTFASISAVTVTLLLVGVCLALLLNLNAFGDQIESDVEISAFIDITAEQEQQDELKSKIENIPEVESATFQSKEEGLDNLIDNLGDDGEVFESLRDENPLSDAFLIKTTDPQDVNKVAEEIKQLENVQDVEFAEDTVNRLFKVLEIARNVGLALVVGLLFTAMFLISNTIKLTIVARSHEIEIMKLVGATNWFIRWPFLIEGLLIGILGSLIPIGILMYGYYYLIELINNRFPTFIIDLLPVTPFIYQLSGLLVVLGVIIGLWGSLTSMRKFLKV, via the coding sequence ATGAAAATTAGAACATTGGGCCGTCATGGAAAAGAAGGTTTTAAAAATCTCGGCCGGAACGGCTGGATGACTTTCGCTTCTATATCGGCAGTAACCGTTACGTTGCTACTAGTCGGCGTTTGTCTTGCTTTACTTCTTAATCTAAATGCATTTGGTGACCAGATTGAAAGCGATGTTGAAATTAGTGCGTTCATTGATATAACAGCTGAGCAAGAGCAGCAAGACGAACTGAAAAGCAAAATCGAAAATATTCCTGAAGTTGAATCGGCTACCTTTCAGTCAAAAGAAGAAGGACTCGATAATTTGATTGATAACCTCGGTGATGATGGAGAAGTTTTTGAATCTCTGAGGGATGAGAACCCTTTAAGCGATGCATTTCTTATCAAAACAACTGATCCACAGGATGTCAATAAAGTTGCTGAAGAAATTAAGCAGCTAGAAAATGTGCAGGATGTAGAGTTTGCCGAAGATACGGTAAATCGATTATTTAAAGTTCTTGAAATTGCTCGGAACGTTGGACTGGCACTTGTTGTAGGATTACTATTTACAGCCATGTTCCTCATTTCAAATACAATTAAACTAACAATTGTTGCCAGGAGCCATGAAATTGAAATTATGAAACTCGTAGGTGCGACAAATTGGTTCATTCGCTGGCCGTTCTTGATTGAAGGATTGTTGATTGGAATCTTAGGATCACTCATTCCAATTGGTATTCTCATGTACGGCTACTATTATTTGATTGAATTAATAAATAATCGTTTTCCTACATTTATCATTGACTTACTTCCAGTAACACCGTTTATCTATCAACTTTCAGGACTTCTCGTTGTCCTCGGGGTCATTATCGGATTATGGGGAAGTCTTACATCAATGCGTAAGTTTTTGAAAGTATAA
- the ftsE gene encoding cell division ATP-binding protein FtsE: MIEMKDVWKTYNNGVKAINGIDIKINKGEFVYIVGPSGAGKSTFMRMMYREEKPTSGTIIINGKDVGKMKNRHVPKLRREIGVVFQDFKLLPRLTVYENVAFALEVIEESKAATRKRVMDVLSLVNLKNKARFLPDELSGGEQQRVSIARAIVNSPNILLTDEPTGNLDPETAWGIMDLLDQINNRGTTVLMATHNKDIVNTFRKRVIAIDGGLVTRDEARGEYGYEN, translated from the coding sequence TTGATCGAAATGAAAGATGTTTGGAAAACATACAACAATGGGGTTAAAGCTATTAATGGCATTGACATCAAGATTAACAAAGGCGAATTTGTCTACATAGTAGGTCCAAGTGGTGCCGGTAAATCAACCTTTATGCGAATGATGTACCGGGAAGAGAAGCCAACAAGTGGAACAATCATCATCAATGGAAAAGACGTTGGCAAAATGAAGAATAGGCATGTTCCGAAGCTACGTCGCGAAATCGGCGTTGTTTTTCAGGACTTCAAGCTTCTTCCGAGGCTAACCGTATATGAAAACGTCGCTTTTGCTCTTGAAGTCATCGAAGAAAGCAAAGCAGCTACGCGCAAACGAGTAATGGATGTGCTGAGTCTCGTAAATTTGAAAAACAAAGCCAGGTTCCTACCGGATGAGCTTTCTGGAGGGGAACAGCAGAGGGTTTCAATAGCAAGAGCGATCGTCAATAGCCCTAACATTCTGCTCACAGATGAGCCGACAGGTAATCTTGATCCTGAAACAGCATGGGGCATAATGGATTTACTTGATCAAATCAATAATCGCGGAACAACGGTATTAATGGCAACTCATAATAAAGATATTGTGAATACCTTTAGAAAACGTGTAATTGCAATTGATGGCGGTTTGGTTACCCGTGATGAAGCAAGAGGTGAGTACGGGTATGAAAATTAG
- the secA gene encoding preprotein translocase subunit SecA — protein sequence MKGLLRKIIPNGNERQVSRLQKMADQVEAYSDTMKKLSDEELQNKSTEYKERIEKGEKLDKLLPEVYATAREASERVLGMRPFPVQIMGAIALHEGNIAEMKTGEGKTLSATMPVYLNALTGKGVHVITVNEYLARRDAEEMGELYQFLGLTVGLNISGLSKEEKTEAYAADITYGTNNEFGFDYLRDNMVLYKEEMVQRPLHYSIIDEVDSVLIDEARTPLIISGSAEKSTNLYIQANQFVRTLKEEEDYNVDIKTKNVQMTEDGITKAERFFAIENLFDYKNVQLNHHINQAMKANFIMQLDMDYVVQEDEVVIVDSFTGRLMAGRRYSDGLHQAIEAKEGLVIQRESMTLATITFQNYFRMYEKLSGMTGTAKTEEEEFRNIYNMNVIAIPTNRPIARTDYPDLVYKSTSGKFQALAREIEERHKKGQPILVGTVAVETSELISQFLKKRGIPHNILNAKNHAREAEIIESAGQKGAVTIATNMAGRGTDIKLGDGVVESGGLFILGTERHESRRIDNQLRGRSGRQGDPGESRFYISMEDELMRRFGSDNMMNMMNRLGMEEDQPIESKLVSRAVESAQKRVEGNNYDARKQLLQYDDVMRQQREIIYAQRAEVLESDNLREIVESMLKSVINRIVDAHTGDEDIQEEWDHQAIIDHAKGIFLQEGQLTVKDIKGLDKEEIVVLLIEKMKVNYDEKEASFEPERMREFEKVILLRSVDRKWMDHIDAMDQLRQGIHLRAYGQNDPLREYQFEGYEMFEDMVAEIEEEVATYIMKAQIESNLKREKVAEGKAVNPKEEASSKPKPVKKKMDVGRNDPCPCGSGLKYKNCHGKVQ from the coding sequence ATGAAAGGTTTATTACGTAAAATAATTCCGAATGGCAATGAGCGTCAAGTAAGCCGTTTGCAGAAAATGGCAGACCAGGTTGAGGCTTACTCAGATACAATGAAGAAGTTATCCGATGAAGAGCTACAAAACAAATCTACTGAATATAAAGAACGTATTGAAAAAGGAGAGAAGCTGGATAAGTTACTTCCGGAAGTTTACGCAACAGCTCGTGAGGCATCAGAACGTGTCCTCGGTATGCGTCCGTTCCCGGTGCAAATTATGGGAGCAATTGCTCTTCACGAAGGTAACATCGCAGAAATGAAGACCGGTGAAGGTAAAACATTAAGTGCAACCATGCCTGTATACCTTAATGCTCTAACTGGCAAAGGAGTTCACGTCATCACCGTAAACGAATATCTCGCACGTCGTGACGCAGAAGAAATGGGCGAGCTCTACCAATTTCTTGGTTTAACAGTTGGTTTGAACATTAGCGGGCTTTCGAAAGAAGAAAAAACGGAGGCATATGCAGCAGATATTACGTACGGAACAAACAATGAATTTGGTTTCGATTATTTACGAGACAATATGGTGCTTTATAAGGAAGAAATGGTACAACGACCTCTTCATTATTCGATTATAGATGAAGTCGATTCTGTTTTGATTGATGAAGCCAGAACGCCACTTATCATTTCTGGAAGTGCTGAAAAGTCTACAAACCTTTACATTCAGGCCAACCAGTTTGTTCGAACCCTGAAGGAAGAAGAGGATTATAACGTCGACATTAAGACGAAGAATGTTCAGATGACTGAAGACGGAATTACGAAGGCGGAACGCTTCTTCGCTATTGAAAATTTATTTGACTACAAGAACGTTCAGCTTAACCACCATATTAATCAGGCAATGAAAGCGAATTTCATTATGCAACTTGATATGGATTATGTAGTGCAAGAAGATGAAGTGGTCATCGTTGACTCATTTACAGGGCGTTTAATGGCGGGTCGCCGCTATAGCGATGGTCTTCACCAGGCGATTGAAGCAAAGGAAGGTCTTGTTATTCAGCGTGAAAGTATGACGCTTGCAACAATTACGTTCCAGAACTATTTTAGAATGTACGAAAAGCTATCGGGTATGACCGGTACGGCTAAAACGGAAGAAGAGGAATTCCGTAACATTTATAATATGAACGTTATTGCTATTCCTACAAACAGACCGATTGCTCGTACGGATTATCCGGATCTTGTTTATAAATCAACAAGTGGTAAGTTCCAGGCGTTGGCTAGAGAAATTGAAGAGCGTCATAAAAAGGGACAACCCATACTTGTAGGTACAGTTGCGGTAGAAACCTCTGAACTGATCTCTCAATTTTTGAAGAAACGTGGCATTCCGCATAATATTCTAAATGCGAAGAACCATGCGCGAGAAGCTGAGATTATTGAATCAGCTGGTCAAAAAGGAGCGGTTACAATCGCAACAAACATGGCCGGTCGTGGTACAGATATTAAACTTGGCGATGGTGTTGTTGAAAGTGGCGGACTCTTTATTCTAGGTACTGAACGCCATGAAAGTAGACGAATTGATAATCAGTTGCGTGGTCGTTCTGGTCGTCAGGGTGATCCGGGTGAGTCGAGATTCTATATCTCTATGGAAGATGAACTGATGAGAAGATTCGGTTCAGACAACATGATGAACATGATGAACCGCCTTGGTATGGAAGAAGATCAGCCGATTGAATCGAAGTTAGTTTCAAGAGCAGTTGAGTCTGCGCAAAAACGAGTAGAAGGCAATAACTATGATGCTCGTAAGCAGCTTTTACAATATGATGATGTCATGAGACAACAACGTGAAATCATCTATGCACAGCGTGCTGAAGTGCTTGAATCAGATAACCTGCGTGAAATTGTTGAATCGATGCTGAAGTCAGTCATCAATAGAATTGTCGATGCCCATACGGGGGACGAAGACATCCAGGAAGAATGGGATCATCAAGCGATTATTGATCATGCGAAGGGCATCTTCTTACAAGAAGGTCAATTGACGGTTAAAGACATCAAAGGTCTCGATAAAGAAGAAATTGTTGTGCTTCTCATTGAGAAAATGAAAGTGAATTACGATGAGAAAGAAGCTTCTTTCGAACCTGAGCGCATGCGTGAGTTTGAGAAAGTAATTCTCCTTCGAAGCGTGGACCGTAAATGGATGGATCACATCGATGCAATGGACCAGCTTCGACAGGGTATTCACCTTCGTGCATATGGACAAAATGATCCTCTCCGTGAATATCAATTTGAAGGGTACGAAATGTTTGAAGATATGGTCGCAGAAATTGAAGAAGAAGTGGCCACATACATTATGAAAGCTCAAATTGAAAGCAATCTGAAGCGTGAGAAGGTTGCTGAAGGTAAAGCAGTAAACCCTAAAGAAGAAGCAAGCTCAAAGCCAAAACCGGTTAAAAAGAAAATGGATGTTGGTCGGAATGATCCGTGTCCATGTGGAAGCGGCTTAAAATATAAAAATTGTCACGGCAAAGTTCAATAA